The following nucleotide sequence is from Candidatus Thorarchaeota archaeon.
CTCACTTGACTTCGTGGTAGGTCTTCTCGCCATCTGGCTCGATGCCTTTCTCGGACCGAAGGGTCTTGTTCTGGACCTTGTGGTCAAAGCAGTATTCTACTACCTTGTGGTGGTCCGGTTCATGAACACGAATAAGGTCTTCAAGAGCTTCAGGACTTGGTTGACATGGACCATCATCGGAGTAGTCTGATAGTCTTCCTTGAGTGCAGCGTTGAGTAGGGCTTCATTGTGAAACGTTCTCCCCTCCGTATGTCCAAGATGGTCCAGGTTCGCTGCAGCTGCTGCCAACCCGTGGATGCGCCAGGACTTTCATTGTCCGCGAACACTGGTTCAGTGGAGATTCTGCTCCGTTCTCGTTGAACAGACTGACTCAGAGTACTATTGGCCTGCCGGTGATGTTGCTTTGCACGGTCCGCAGCCGTCTACGTCCGTTGCGCATTCTGAACGAGTTTATATGTATAGTCGTGTATGGTTACGCAGACGATAGAGATGGGACACAAGAACATCTCCCTTCGCGAAGACATCTACCTTCGCCTCAGGAAGGCAAGACGTGAGGGAGAGTCATTCAGCGAGGTCATAGAACGATTGCTAGCAGCAGATGATGACATCACTGACCTCTTTGCCACAGTCTCGATGACAGATGAAGAACGTGACAAGCTCCTTGATGAGCTCGATGAGATGTGGGGCGTTTGGAAGCATTGACTTCTGTCTGTCTTGACACGTCCTTCCTAGTCGATTTCCTCCGTGGAGCGCATAGTACACGTACCACATATCAACGTCTGCGGTCGGAGGGCTACAGACTTGCCACAACCACTATCACTGCCTTTGAGGTTTTTAGAGGGGTAGACAAGAGAGGTCGTATCAAACATGAGGAACAGGCCGTGCGAAGACTCTTCTCCCGACTGCCAGTCTGGACTCTCGATGTGAAATCTGCTGAACTAGGAAGCAGAGTCTATACAGAACTGGAACGAACCGGCAATGTCATTGGCATCAATGATTGCTTGGTGGCTGCCATCGCGCTGTCAAACGGATGCCGAAAGATAGTGTCTAACGATTCTCATTTCCAGAGAATTCCTAACATTGAGATGATATCATACTAGTCGTGCACAACACTCTCGTGATTGCAGATGCTCCAGCAGTCCTGCCTGCAATGGAATGCGGAAGGACAATCGAATCACGATTGGAATACGCTGCGAGGAACCCAATGCCGGACCCCGCCTCGATTGTGGTGTCCCCTGCACTCTTG
It contains:
- a CDS encoding type II toxin-antitoxin system VapC family toxin, whose product is MEALTSVCLDTSFLVDFLRGAHSTRTTYQRLRSEGYRLATTTITAFEVFRGVDKRGRIKHEEQAVRRLFSRLPVWTLDVKSAELGSRVYTELERTGNVIGINDCLVAAIALSNGCRKIVSNDSHFQRIPNIEMISY